In a single window of the Alphaproteobacteria bacterium LSUCC0684 genome:
- a CDS encoding DUF1028 domain-containing protein — translation MTFSIVARCAETGLFGMAVSSSSPAVAARCAHARAGVGAVSSQNVTDPSLGPKTLDAMAAGLSAEEAIKKVINSAEHTEYRQLLAVDRKGGTAIHSGRNTLGTHAEAQSLNAAAAGNILADAGVPAAMLDAFHHADGHLGDRLVAAMMAALDAGGEEGPVHSAGLLIVDRQSWPLAEIRCDWSEDCPITAMAEGWAVYKPQMQDYVTRALNPSAAPSYGVPGDA, via the coding sequence ATGACGTTTTCGATTGTTGCGCGATGCGCTGAAACCGGACTTTTCGGCATGGCGGTCTCGTCGTCTTCGCCGGCGGTGGCGGCACGATGTGCCCATGCCCGGGCAGGAGTCGGCGCGGTTTCGAGCCAGAACGTGACTGACCCGTCGCTGGGCCCGAAAACGCTTGATGCGATGGCGGCGGGCCTTTCAGCCGAAGAGGCGATAAAGAAGGTCATCAATTCAGCCGAACACACGGAATATCGTCAGCTTCTGGCGGTGGACCGTAAGGGAGGCACGGCCATCCATTCAGGGCGGAACACCCTCGGCACCCATGCCGAAGCGCAGTCGCTCAACGCCGCGGCGGCGGGAAATATCCTTGCCGATGCCGGTGTTCCTGCGGCCATGCTTGATGCGTTTCACCATGCTGATGGGCATCTCGGGGACCGGCTGGTGGCGGCCATGATGGCGGCGCTCGATGCCGGCGGGGAGGAAGGGCCGGTGCATTCCGCCGGGCTGCTGATTGTTGATCGCCAGTCCTGGCCACTCGCGGAAATCCGCTGCGACTGGTCCGAAGATTGCCCGATCACGGCCATGGCTGAAGGCTGGGCTGTGTATAAGCCGCAGATGCAGGATTATGTGACCCGGGCGCTCAACCCTTCGGCAGCGCCGAGCTACGGCGTTCCGGGTGACGCGTGA